A single genomic interval of Pyrobaculum arsenaticum DSM 13514 harbors:
- a CDS encoding APC family permease: protein MAVHRDWLRRKLGVFEMFALIYSDIQSTFYFVLGFLLLSGGQYGFFAVAYSIALMAAIALSYGEMGSRFPEAGGSYLYVKYSFGKTIAYLSVWLLAFDQIIMISYGTIDAAKVLHKIWGVGTSEAVVAAAISTALFALSLIGIRESANFAKAVAVFDVVIMATVIVVALATYPAAPPSFNWDGVVAANLFFAFSLASRGYTGVDTIGQLAGEAREPLVQVPKATLLVIGMGVFIGLGLTAAAMSALAPGDLQDPALAPVYLAQKVNHALQYLVSASIVLVMTVAALAGYTSFTRLTYILSDEGLMPSFFKKLHKKFRTPHSSLALAYLVSLLFIAPGEVDLILSIYAVGSLTNYMLVALALAKAARSGTLYGAFKTPLIRGIPLSALLAIVMVTVGLALTILEKYPYLWIIGVWAAAGALFYAAVAHRSGKTGNRGTSTTTNSR, encoded by the coding sequence GTGGCTGTCCACCGCGACTGGTTGCGCCGGAAGCTGGGGGTGTTCGAGATGTTTGCCCTAATTTACTCAGACATCCAATCAACCTTCTACTTCGTTCTTGGGTTTTTACTTCTCTCCGGGGGTCAGTACGGGTTCTTTGCCGTAGCGTACAGCATAGCGCTTATGGCGGCCATAGCGTTGTCATACGGCGAAATGGGGTCAAGGTTTCCCGAAGCAGGAGGATCTTATCTCTACGTCAAGTACTCATTCGGAAAGACAATTGCCTATCTCTCAGTCTGGTTGCTGGCCTTTGACCAAATCATTATGATAAGCTACGGGACAATAGACGCGGCCAAGGTGTTGCACAAGATCTGGGGCGTGGGGACAAGCGAGGCCGTAGTCGCGGCAGCCATTTCGACAGCTCTCTTCGCTCTCTCCCTCATTGGCATTAGGGAGTCGGCTAATTTCGCCAAGGCGGTGGCGGTTTTCGACGTGGTGATTATGGCCACTGTCATAGTCGTGGCACTGGCCACCTACCCCGCGGCGCCGCCAAGCTTCAACTGGGACGGCGTCGTGGCGGCCAACCTCTTCTTCGCGTTTTCCCTCGCGTCGCGGGGCTACACCGGCGTGGATACCATAGGCCAGCTCGCCGGGGAGGCCAGGGAGCCCCTCGTACAGGTGCCGAAGGCAACTCTATTGGTAATCGGCATGGGAGTCTTCATAGGTCTCGGCCTAACCGCCGCGGCCATGAGCGCCTTGGCGCCGGGGGATCTGCAAGACCCAGCCCTAGCGCCCGTGTACCTCGCACAGAAGGTCAACCACGCGCTTCAGTACCTTGTCTCGGCGAGCATAGTACTGGTAATGACCGTGGCAGCCCTGGCGGGCTACACCTCGTTTACGAGACTGACATACATACTCTCCGACGAGGGGCTCATGCCCTCCTTTTTCAAGAAGCTCCACAAGAAGTTTAGAACACCCCACTCTTCCCTTGCCTTGGCGTATTTGGTGTCGCTACTGTTTATTGCGCCGGGGGAGGTGGACCTCATATTGTCCATCTACGCCGTGGGTTCCCTCACCAACTACATGCTCGTCGCGCTGGCCTTAGCGAAGGCTGCCAGAAGCGGGACGCTATACGGCGCATTTAAAACACCACTGATCAGGGGAATCCCCCTATCAGCTCTACTAGCCATAGTCATGGTGACTGTTGGGCTAGCCTTGACAATACTCGAAAAATACCCATACCTCTGGATAATAGGCGTATGGGCGGCGGCGGGGGCGCTTTTCTACGCCGCCGTTGCTCACAGAAGCGGGAAGACGGGCAACCGCGGCACATCTACCACTACGAATAGCCGCTAA